One segment of Brassica napus cultivar Da-Ae chromosome C3, Da-Ae, whole genome shotgun sequence DNA contains the following:
- the LOC106432705 gene encoding uncharacterized protein LOC106432705: protein MRLIWDHLRVFFSSLQSMAIPPGLYSGTSSLALVARASAFSVGLLYGSMKLKVLKMTKKPHKVEATAHH from the exons atgcGATTGATTTGGGATCATCTTAgggttttcttctcttctctccaaTCAATGGCGATACCTCCAGGACTATACTCCGGCACCAGCTCCCTTGCTCTC GTGGCTCGTGCTTCGGCGTTTAGCGTGGGTCTCCTCTACGGGAGCATGAAGCTCAAGGTCTTGAAG ATGACAAAGAAGCCACACAAGGTTGAAGCTACTGCTCATCACTAA
- the LOC106432693 gene encoding lamin-like protein produces MARFTVLIAAVILAFVVAVPEVTAKKYTVGENKFWNPNINYTIWAQGKHFYLGDWLYFVFDRNQHNILEVNKTDYENCNADHPLVNWTRGAGRDIVTLNVTKHYYLLDGKGGCYGGMKLAVKVEKLPPPPKAAPVKSTGLVSMATGVAQFVIPFALFSVSTMRDAILRMW; encoded by the exons ATGGCGAGATTCACGGTGTTGATTGCGGCAGTGATACTAGCCTTTGTAGTGGCGGTGCCGGAAGTGACGGCGAAGAAGTACACAGTCGGCGAGAACAAGTTTTGGAATCCAAACATCAACTATACCATCTGGGCTCAGGGAAAGCATTTCTACCTCGGAGACTGGCTCt ATTTCGTGTTCGACAGGAACCAACACAACATTCTTGAAGTTAACAAGACCGACTACGAAAACTGTAACGCCGACCATCCTCTCGTAAACTGGACACGTGGAGCTGGGAGAGACATTGTCACTCTCAACGTGACCAAACACTACTATCTTCTCGATGGAAAGGGTGGCTGTTATGGAGGCATGAAGCTCGCTGTTAAAGTAGAGAAGCTACCTCCTCCACCAAAAGCGGCACCTGTCAAGAGCACTGGATTAGTTTCCATGGCCACTGGTGTTGCTCAGTTCGTGATTCCGTTTGCTCTCTTCTCTGTTTCCACGATGCGGGATGCCATCTTAAGGATGTGGTAA
- the LOC106432671 gene encoding uncharacterized protein LOC106432671, translating into MAEETVRCLPDSPDVNRSWRRLSTRKLSFLYTEETLLPNYLRSPTGSCHDACKYGRKQESQDKPRVSPLKRVNRSFSGTLSFGSPLRKKKALTKSVLSPSLGSDGGCEHEVSKVGHRSRLKAVSLSDSKRKKTVSHSFKATVVSRRRAVEMVEQNKRVTALKLKSVAQTAAMALRRSTVNRKKVSGGSEASETKKVVLPLRAIVTPKRCSRSLKTKKESNSLSSVPLKQKLVEEKCKDLVEEKTLYVIKMNTGNETVASDQNQRCVMDPPIDDPKSEKCQDEAVCVVTEANDESPQQEEVEEADENENESLSEDENTTRQAKSKPISTESTLDGKSMKLKFKRGKVLDVESQDNNSPRKLKFKRGETLTGADTFSKASSQRSLKTKGTNFSNEKEKQHKPKPLEVVLKHQDTEEKSDSSRALLFNNVIEETANKLVETRKSKVKALVGAFESVISLQERNSSPTTT; encoded by the coding sequence ATGGCTGAGGAGACAGTACGTTGTTTGCCTGATTCACCGGATGTAAACAGATCATGGAGAAGGCTTTCCACTAGAAAGCTGAGTTTTCTATACACCGAAGAGACCCTTCTTCCTAATTACCTCAGGTCTCCCACTGGTTCTTGTCACGACGCCTGCAAGTACGGAAGAAAACAAGAATCTCAAGACAAGCCTAGAGTCTCGCCTCTCAAAAGGGTTAACAGAAGCTTCTCCGGAACTCTAAGCTTTGGTTCACctttgaggaagaagaaggcatTGACCAAATCAGTGTTGAGTCCTTCTCTTGGTTCTGATGGTGGATGTGAACATGAGGTGAGCAAAGTTGGACACAGGTCAAGGTTAAAGGCTGTGTCTTTATCAGATTctaagaggaagaagacggttTCACACTCTTTCAAAGCTACTGTTGTGTCAAGGAGGAGAGCGGTGGAGATGGTTGAGCAGAACAAGCGTGTCACTGCTTTGAAGCTGAAGTCTGTTGCGCAAACAGCAGCTATGGCTCTTAGACGCAGTACTGTGAATAGGAAGAAGGTTAGTGGAGGATCTGAAGCTTCAGAAACAAAGAAAGTAGTTCTGCCTTTGAGAGCTATAGTGACTCCAAAGCGGTGTTCTCGAAGCTTGAAGACAAAGAAGGAGAGCAATAGCTTGAGTAGTGTTCCTCTAAAGCAAAAGCTGGTGGAAGAAAAGTGTAAAGACTTGGTTGAAGAGAAGACTCTTTATGTTATTAAGATGAACACAGGGAATGAGACTGTTGCATCTGATCAGAACCAAAGATGTGTCATGGATCCTCCTATTGATGATCCAAAGAGTGAAAAGTGTCAAGATGAAGCTGTGTGTGTTGTGACTGAAGCTAATGATGAATCTCCTCAACAAGAGGAAGTAGAAGAGGCTgatgagaatgagaatgagTCTCTCTCTGAAGATGAGAACACAACAAGGCAAGCCAAAAGCAAACCCATCTCAACAGAATCTACTCTAGACGGCAAGTCGATGAAACTGAAATTCAAAAGAGGAAAGGTCCTGGACGTTGAATCACAAGACAACAACAGTCCAAGAAAGCTCAAGTTCAAGAGAGGAGAAACCCTCACCGGAGCAGACACATTCTCAAAAGCCTCAAGTCAGAGAAGCTTAAAGACCAAAGGAACAAACTTCAGCAACGAGAAGGAAAAACAACACAAACCCAAACCATTGGAAGTTGTTTTAAAACACCAAGACACAGAGGAGAAGAGTGATTCTTCAAGAGCGTTGTTGTTCAACAATGTGATCGAGGAAACAGCTAACAAGCTTGTGGAGACTCGCAAGAGCAAAGTTAAAGCTCTTGTTGGTGCTTTTGAGTCTGTCATATCTCTCCAAGAAAGAAACTCTTCTCCAACAACAACGTAA